A single window of Eucalyptus grandis isolate ANBG69807.140 chromosome 1, ASM1654582v1, whole genome shotgun sequence DNA harbors:
- the LOC104415009 gene encoding L-type lectin-domain containing receptor kinase IX.1: protein MSMGRMSSSHHPCLSESFFILTLLHLLLPSVCSLFFNKTYFYPNDADIAYQGDASAPSGAINLTKVDHPFLVGHAIYAQPVQLWNSSTGKATDFTTHFSLTINPRNSTLFSGGIAFFLAPFGFPLPPNSADGYLGLFNTSTFNTLATNNQIVMVEFDTFSDKGWDPDGQHVGINNNLIRSVTTFPWNAAITSGEPADVSISYNATAKNLSVSWTYKQNRASTGSLSYPIDLTKVLPEFVTIGFSAATGNNSENHIINSWEFSSNLDGRPFNESPPVVSHKKGHFSTAKLVAVIVAPIFVLVLLVGLAWWIVKTRFKKGDEQREDRRRVYDGLALNMDIQRGALPRQFSYQMLRTATNRFALDRRLGHGGSGHVYKGNLGNQGQVVAVKRIFAQHENSEKLFINEVKVISGLVHRNLVKFIGWCHERGEFMLVYEYMPNGSLDMHLFGNGRMLQWEARYSIALGLASALHYLHEDAGQCVLHRDIKSANILLDTDFSTKLGDFGVAKLVDPLLRTQKTGVVGTLGYLAPEYLNEGRASRESDMFSFGVVALEIACGRRTYEVEEFQVPLIRWVWQLYHTGSVLSAADERLEGQFDHREMECLLIVGLWCTQSDKRERPKASQVIKVLRNEAPLPELPNNTQEQEFYGVPF from the coding sequence ATGTCCATGGGTAGAATGTCAAGTTCTCATCATCCTTGCTTGAGCGAGAGCTTCTTCATACTCACTCTACTGCATCTCTTACTGCCATCCGTCTGTTcgcttttcttcaacaaaaccTACTTCTATCCCAACGATGCCGACATAGCATACCAAGGAGATGCGTCGGCACCTTCAGGAGCAATCAACCTCACCAAGGTCGACCATCCGTTCCTTGTAGGCCACGCCATATACGCTCAACCTGTGCAATTGTGGAATTCGTCCACCGGCAAAGCCACGGATTTCACTACTCACTTCTCTCTTACCATCAACCCCCGTAACTCGACTTTGTTCAGCGGTGGCATTGCGTTCTTCCTTGCTCCTTTCGGTTTTCCCCTCCCGCCCAACTCGGCCGATGGGTATTTGGGACTGTTCAACACAAGCACTTTTAATACCTTGGCAACTAATAACCAGATAGTGATGGTCGAGTTCGATACATTCTCTGACAAAGGGTGGGATCCTGATGGGCAGCATGTTGGGATCAATAACAACTTGATCAGGTCTGTAACGACTTTCCCCTGGAATGCCGCCATCACCAGTGGAGAACCAGCAGATGTTTCAATAAGTTACAATGCCACCGCCAAGAATCTTAGTGTGTCCTGGACATACAAGCAAAACCGCGCCTCCACAGGATCGCTATCCTATCCAATCGATCTAACGAAAGTCCTCCCGGAGTTTGTCACAATTGGGTTTTCAGCAGCCACCGGTAATAACAGCGAGAACCACATCATCAATTCATGGGAGTTCTCCTCAAATTTGGACGGGAGGCCATTTAACGAAAGTCCTCCCGTAGTTAGTCACAAAAAAGGGCACTTTTCGACTGCAAAACTCGTAGCAGTTATTGTTGCTCCAATCTTTGTTTTGGTGCTTCTTGTTGGACTCGCCTGGTGGATCGTGAAGACGAGATTCAAAAAGGGCGATGAGCAAAGGGAAGACAGGAGGCGTGTATACGATGGTTTGGCCCTCAACATGGACATCCAAAGAGGAGCCCTGCCTAGACAGTTCTCTTATCAAATGCTGAGAACTGCAACGAACCGCTTTGCACTTGATCGTAGACTGGGCCATGGTGGATCAGGGCACGTTTATAAGGGAAACTTGGGTAATCAAGGCCAAGTTGTCGCTGTCAAGAGAATATTTGCACAGCACGAAAACTCCGAGAAACTCTTCATCAATGAAGTGAAGGTAATTAGCGGCCTGGTGCACCGGAACCTGGTGAAGTTCATCGGATGGTGTCATGAAAGAGGTGAGTTTATGCTCGTTTACGAGTACATGCCTAATGGTAGCCTCGACATGCATCTATTCGGAAATGGGAGGATGCTCCAGTGGGAAGCGAGGTACAGTATAGCCCTGGGATTGGCCTCAGCCCTTCACTATCTCCATGAAGATGCAGGCCAATGCGTGCTTCACAGGGACATCAAATCGGCTAATATCCTGTTAGACACAGACTTCAGCACCAAGCTCGGCGACTTTGGCGTTGCCAAGCTAGTGGACCCTCTATTGAGGACGCAAAAGACGGGAGTGGTCGGGACTCTAGGCTACTTAGCTCCAGAGTACTTAAATGAGGGGAGGGCAAGCAGAGAGTCCGACATGTTCAGCTTCGGGGTTGTGGCCCTGGAGATCGCTTGTGGTAGGAGGACTTATGAAGTCGAAGAGTTTCAGGTCCCGCTGATCAGATGGGTCTGGCAACTGTACCACACAGGGAGCGTGCTGAGCGCGGCGGACGAGAGACTAGAAGGACAGTTCGACCACAGGGAAATGGAGTGCTTGTTGATTGTGGGGTTGTGGTGCACACAATCTGATAAGAGAGAGAGGCCGAAGGCCAGTCAAGTGATTAAGGTTCTTCGGAACGAAGCGCCCTTGCCGGAGCTTCCTAACAACACGCAGGAACAGGAATTTTATGGTGTGCCTTTTTAA